One Panicum virgatum strain AP13 chromosome 3N, P.virgatum_v5, whole genome shotgun sequence DNA segment encodes these proteins:
- the LOC120666034 gene encoding uncharacterized protein LOC120666034 has protein sequence MARSGGQQDDSWEYSLRKYLLLLASLVATVAYGAGFNPPGGVWQAADPAKGRIAGDPIIRETNYARYLAFFYGNATAFASSLVVIVLILILSILHDRGGISLSPVLAILRSVMVLDLLSLMGAYAAGTFRDVLTAVYSLILLAGVVAYLVVHLAVAPGKGSAGEPPPPPPPPPPQEEEEEEEGGSAPEQRRARGSPEEGRAADESALLRLRKVLMLLATFAASVTFAAGLSAPGGFWDHDEGGHRPGDAVLKGGPHDARLKAFFVCNTTAFVASLLILVMLLEKKLCFSEKVRSRELYGLIAVTLLGLVAAYAAGSTREVDTTVYVTSLVGAVVGCVLVQVVFVRLFSKNASGSDGQQQQTQVPDNGNGSDEQQQQQTPQTPNGNGSDQHEVEEQQTKALEKARSLVLLLATLAAAITYQAGLNPPGGLWQSNDDRGGRYMAGDPILLTESPRRYKAFYYCNSIAFVASLVAIILARMKTLHNHNALEAAMVLGLFGLIGAYAAGSCRDVSTSIYAVALAGAVLVYVVIHVVFLTLDHEDGSPGARCGASLEKAKKAEELLEKRRKRLLLFAILAATITYQAGLTPPGGFLVNDDGRAGDPVLHSNYPRRYTAFFYCNSVSFMLSIALIILLVNPNLYRPAIRSNALSVCTAAGLIGIVGGYAAGCTQHLKTSIYIFVLAALVLSFVVVLVAVFFVKDRRNNGASNSSSRAAAENAMGEEGQPPAPVAEAGQVRGEKKVMHAKRKYLMLLGILAASVTYQAGLAPPGGSWQSNDGGAHAAGNPVMHDNRRHRYLTFFYSNSTSFVASVVVIVLLLPPSLHEQPWWLGVMNTTIVLDLVGLLVAYAAGSSRTWKTSVKVSALVAAVLAYFAIHVLLSRFSRRGKRTAPAASAADPNEEANGGLQAQVAPGLELSEAI, from the exons GGCGGCGTCTGGCAGGCCGCCGACCCCGCCAAGGGCCGCATCGCCGGCGACCCCATCATCCGGGAGACCAACTACGCCCGCTACCTGGCCTTCTTCTACGGCAACGCCACCGCCTTCGCCTCCTCGCTCGTGGTCATcgtcctcatcctcatcctctccATCCTGCACGACAGGGGCGGGATCAGCCTGTCCCCGGTGCTCGCCATCCTCCGCTCCGTCATGGTGCTCGACCTGCTCAGCCTCATGGGCGCCTACGCCGCCGGCACGTTCCGGGACGTGCTCACGGCCGTCTACTCCCTCATCCtgctcgccggcgtcgtcgccTACCTCGTGGTCCACTTGGCGGTGGCGCCGGGCAAGGGGAGCGctggcgagccgccgccgccgccgccgccgccgccgccgcaggaggaggaggaggaggaggagggcggcagcGCGCCGGAGCAGCGGCGCGCCCGCGGGTCgccggaggaggggagggcggcggaCGAGAGCGCGCTGCTGCGGCTCCGCAAGGTGCTGATGCTGCTGGCCACGTTCGCGGCGAGCGTGACCTTCGCGGCCGGGCTCAGCGCGCCGGGCGGCTTCTGGGACCACGACGAGGGCGGCCACCGCCCCGGCGACGCCGTGCTCAAGGGCGGGCCCCACGACGCGCGCCTCAAGGCCTTCTTCGTCTGCAACACCACCGCGTTCGTCGCGTCCCTGCTCATCCTCGTCATGCTGCTGGAGAAGAAGCTCTGCTTCAGCGAGAAGGTGCGGTCGCGCGAGCTCTACGGGCTCATCGCCGTCACGCTCCTCGGCCTCGTCGCGGCGTACGCCGCCGGCAGCACCCGGGAGGTCGACACCACCGTCTATGTCACATCTCTGGTTGGTGCCGTCGTCGGGTGCGTCCTCGTCCAAGTGGTGTTTGTTCGCCTCTTCAGTAAGAATGCCAGTGGCAG TGATGGGCAGCAACAGCAAACCCAAGTCCCAGACAATGGCAATGGCAG tgatgagcagcagcagcaacaaactCCGCAGACTCCCAATGGCAATGGCAG TGATCAGCACGAGGTCGAAGAGCAACAAACTAAAGCGCTGGAGAAGGCTCGCTCCCTTGTCCTGCTGCTCGCCACTCTCGCAGCGGCCATCACCTACCAAGCAGGCCTCAACCCGCCGGGCGGGCTCTGGCAGAGCAACGACGACCGCGGCGGCCGCTACATGGCCGGCGACCCGATCCTCCTCACCGAGAGCCCGAGGCGGTACAAGGCGTTCTACTACTGCAACTCGATCGCCTTCGTGGCCTCCCTGGTGGCCATCATCCTGGCGAGGATGAAGACCCTGCACAACCACAACGCGCTGGAGGCCGCCATGGTGCTGGGCCTGTTCGGCCTCATCGGCGCGTACGCCGCCGGGAGCTGCCGCGACGTGAGCACCTCCATCTACGCCGTGGCCCTGGCCGGCGCCGTCCTGGTCTACGTGGTGATCCACGTCGTGTTCCTGACGCTGGACCACGAGGACGGCAGCCCGGGAGCGCGCTGCGGAGCCTCGCTGGAGAAGGCGAAGAAGGCCGAGGAGTTGCTGGAGAAGAGGCGCAAGCGGCTGCTCCTCTTCGCGATCCTGGCGGCCACCATCACCTACCAAGCCGGGCTGACGCCGCCGGGCGGCTTCCTGGTCAACGACGacggccgcgccggcgacccCGTCCTGCACAGCAACTACCCGCGCCGGTACACGGCGTTCTTCTACTGCAACTCTGTGAGCTTCATGCTGTCCATCGCCCTCATCATCCTGCTCGTCAACCCCAACCTGTACCGGCCGGCCATCCGGAGCAACGCGCTGTCTGTCTGCACGGCGGCCGGCTTGATCGGCATCGTGGGTGGCTATGCCGCCGGCTGCACGCAGCATCTCAAGACATCCATCTACATCTTCGTGCTGGCGGCTCTGGTTCTCTCCTTTGTGGTTGTGCTGGTTGCGGTGTTCTTTGTGAAGGATCGGAGAAACAACGGTgctagcaacagcagcagcagagctgCAGCTGAGAATGCCATGGGAGAAGAAGGGCAGCCACCTGCCCCTGTCGCTGAGGCAGGGCAAGTCCGGGGAGAAAAGAAGGTGATGCACGCCAAGCGCAAGTACCTGATGCTGCTGGGGATCCTCGCGGCGAGCGTGACCTACCAGGCCGGCCTGGCGCCGCCGGGCGGGTCCTGGCAGTCgaacgacggcggcgcgcacgccgccggcaaCCCGGTGATGCACGACAACCGGAGGCACCGGTACCTGACCTTCTTCTACAGCAACTCCACCTCCTTCGTGGCGTCCGTCGTGGTCATCGTCCtcctgctgccgccgtcgctgcaCGAGCAGCCGTGGTGGCTCGGGgtgatgaacaccaccatcgtGCTGGACCTGGTCGGCCTCCTGGTCGCCTACGCCGCCGGGTCCAGCCGGACGTGGAAGACCTCCGTCAAGGTCTCAgcgctcgtcgccgccgtgctcgcctATTTCGCCATCCATGTGTTGCTGTCGCGCTTCAGCAGGAGAGGTAAGAGAACTGCTCCGGCGGCCTCTGCCGCTGACCCGAACGAAGAGGCCAACGGTGGGCTTCAGGCACAGGTGGCCCCAGGCCTCGAGCTTTCTGAAGCTATTTGA
- the LOC120667837 gene encoding uncharacterized protein LOC120667837: protein MEGDDISMNRSSPAISLASRRVMASQVSVPPSGTAPHPSPDSVPEGGAANGNLLRTPVVMNAQPLRCSPPWLRHDMRYPAVMTPPPCAAPSEMITPDVNQTYTHGEDLDPEVVPNFEMSFESFEDAFLFYKKYAGRVGFPIKKNRKRGTTGKDFCCSLEGKHNTKVQDGDRKTSKTSKRDGCKAMMCAREARGGGRVFFTCIVFEHNQAESNTKYDEAYEGAQG, encoded by the exons ATGGAGGGTGATGATATTTCAATGAATCGCTCGAGCCCAGCAATCAGCCTTGCTAGTAGGCGTGTGATGGCATCTCAAGTATCTGTGCCTCCATCGGGGACAGCTCCGCATCCTTCCCCGGATTCAGTCCCTGAGGGGGGTGCTGCAAATGGCAATTTGTTGAGGACACCAGTGGTGATGAATGCCCAACCATTGAGATGTAGCCCTCCCTGGCTAAGACATGATATGAGGTATCCAGCTGTTATGACGCCACCGCCGTGTGCTGCGCCTTCAGAGATGATTACACCTGACGTCAACCAAACTTACACACAT GGCGAGGATTTGGATCctgaagttgttccaaattttgagatgagctttgagtcttttgaagatgcatTTTTGTTCTACAAAAAGTATGCTGGGCGTGTTGGCTTTCCAATAAAGAAGAACAGGAAAAGGGGGACAACTGGAAAGGATTTCTGTTGCTCGTTGGAAGGGAAGCATAACACAAAGGTTCAGGATGGTGACCGTAAGACGTCAAAGACTTCAAAACGTGATGGCTGCAAGGCAATGATGTGCGCAAGAGAGGCGCGAGGTGGAGGGCGTGTCTTTTTTACATGCATTGTTTTCGAACATAACCAAGCTGAATCCAACACCAAGTATGACGAAGCGTATGAGGGCGCACAAGGTTGA
- the LOC120667838 gene encoding protein FAR1-RELATED SEQUENCE 5-like, which yields MFVGFNNKLQNVVFGQALLRDERADTFEWLVKQFRACMGGKDPIVIFTDQDSSIEKAINLVFEKIPIEFEQAWAAMLDKYEVHESKVLMKLYDERNMWVGAYFKEIFYGTMTSTQRSESVNSTVNHGYCDNSTAIHEFAKSFLELLAHNKEKEAEEEFNSQAPIIASTFYGYDNQLSRVYTRAVYKVFVSRLKSSTAFRVRPDPDKAGYYLVKHTRPPTDFPWLCHEFWVKAVVNEEIPEESEFNCECMRIEHTEKCLSALLNY from the exons ATGTTTGTTGGATTCAACAACAAGTTGCAAAATGTTGTTTTTGGTCAGGCATTGTTGAGGGACGAAAGAGCAGATACCTTTGAGTGGTTGGTCAAGCAATTTAGAGCTTGTATGGGGGGCAAGGATCCTATTGTTATCTTCACAG ATCAAGATTCTTCAATTGAGAAGGCAATAAATTTGGTATTTGAAAAGAT ACCGATTGAATTTGAGCAAGCCTGGGCTGCAATGCTTGACAAATATGAAGTTCATGAGTCCAAAGTGCTGATGAAGTTGTACGACGAAAGGAACATGTGGGTGGGTGCTTATTTCAAAGAGATATTCTACGGGACAATGACTTCGACACAAAGAAGTGAGAGTGTCAATTCTACCGTCAATCATGGTTATTGTGACAATTCAACGGCAATACATGAGTTTGCGAAGTCATTCTTGGAACTTTTGGCGCATAATAAGGAGAAAGAGGCAGAAGAGGAGTTCAATTCGCAG GCCCCGATTATTGCCTCGACATTTTATGGCTACGACAATCAGCTTAGCAGAGTGTACACCAGAGCTGTGTACAaggtgttcgtgagtagactcAAATCAAGCACTGCTTTCCGTGTGCGTCCAGACCCGGACAAGGCTGGTTACTACCTGGTGAAGCACACAAGGCCCCCAACTGATTTCCCTTGGTTATGTCATGAATTTTGGGTGAAAGCTGTAGTGAATGAGGAAATTCCTGAGGAATCAGAATTTAATTGCGAGTGCATGAGAATTGAGCACACGG AAAAATGTTTATCCGCTTTACTGAATTACTGA
- the LOC120667839 gene encoding putative FBD-associated F-box protein At5g56400, whose amino-acid sequence MEQDGSRRRRRRLWPTYRISDLPDDVLHRILLRLGCAPAAARTSVLSWRWRRVWARLPGLVFRDYGQLRNRAFLSSVDGGLARYSSPTLRGLYISMFHVASRVPTARVAGWLRFAAVHVAGDLCLCLPWRPAGGDAEELGLPLCVGARTIQLSLGHGFRQLRLPRSGAFASLTLMAIRDARIDARDLERVVCWQCPFLLELHLVAVSLVAVSDEIILRSTSLRRLNFDVGNTSRLVLDTPSIEELSVSKLAKVSVAALNPAETVPLRDADDPRRRRLPARHLRWLAVKGRSHQVMPVLMRHFDTVDQLELDLAVSSGEEYKSFLRATNKLAKCDVLVVKLTTEWHAYEPSLLYLLRKPVGTRKVVVHLPWTTECSDCSPCLPGCTCGRKGSLNTDYIKLESLEVVEINDFTGEDHQVKILKLLLSCKSISASRIVVNISRLVRSLGEATCQRIRDEAHHPGPDIRFNVWLNGRWEPYA is encoded by the exons ATGGAGCAagatggcagccgccgccggcgccggcgcctctgGCCGACGTACCGTATCAGCGACCTGCCGGACGACGTGCTccaccgcatcctcctccgcctcggctGTGCCCCAGCCGCCGCACGCACCAGCGTCCTCTCCTGGCGCTGGCGCCGCGTGTGGGCGCGCCTCCCCGGGCTCGTCTTCCGCGACTACGGCCAGCTCCGGAACCGCGCTTTCCTGAGCTCCGTCGACGGCGGCCTCGCCCGCTACTCGTCCCCAACGCTCCGAGGCCTCTACATCTCTATGTTCCACGTGGCGTCCCGCGTCCCCACCGCCCGCGTCGCCGGGTGGCTGCGCTTCGCCGCGGtgcacgtcgccggcgacctctgcctctgcctccccTGGCGCCCGGCGGGTGGGGACGCCGAGGAGCTCGGGCTTCCGCTCTGTGTGGGGGCGCGGACAATTCAGCTCAGCCTCGGCCACGGCTTCCGGCAGCTCCGGCTTCCCCGGTCGGGGGCGTTCGCCTCCCTGACCTTGATGGCGATACGGGACGCAAGGATCGACGCCCGCGACCTGGAAAGAGTCGTGTGCTGGCAGTGCCCGTTCTTGCTCGAGCTCCACCTGGTGGCGGTCTCTCTGGTCGCCGTCTCCGACGAGATCATCTTACGCTCCACCTCGCTCAGGCGGCTGAATTTCGACGTCGGGAACACCAGCCGGCTAGTTCTCGACACTCCATCCATCGAGGAGCTGAGCGTATCTAAGCTCGCCAAGGTGTCGGTCGCCGCCCTCAATCCCGCAGAGACTGTTCCCCTCCGTGACGCCGAtgatcctcgccgccgccggcttccgGCACGGCACCTGCGGTGGCTGGCGGTGAAGGGAAGAAGTCACCAGGTGATGCCTGTGCTCATGCGGCATTTCGACACCGTCGATCAGCTGGAGCTGGATCTTGCAGTTTCATCG GGAGAGGAGTACAAGTCCTTTCTGAGGGCAACGAACAAGCTTGCCAAGTGCGATGTTTTAGTGGTGAAACTGACGACAGAATGGCATGCCTATGAACCAAGCTTGTTGTATCTCCTCAGGAAACCAGTTGGTACAAGAAAAGTTGTGGTTCATCTGCCATGGACGACG GAGTGTTCCGACTGTTCACCATGCTTGCCTGGCTGTACTTGTGGCCGTAAAGGGAGTCTGAATACCGACTACATTAAGCTTGAGTCTCTTGAGGTGGTGGAAATCAATGATTTTACCGGAGAAGATCATCAGGTGAAGATTCTGAAGCTGCTGCTTTCGTGCAAGAGCATCTCTGCCAGCAGGATCGTCGTCAACATATCGCGCCTCGTCCGCTCGCTAGGCGAAGCGACATGCCAGAGGATAAGGGACGAAGCTCATCATCCGGGTCCAGATATCAGGTTCAATGTGTGGCTGAATGGGAGGTGGGAGCCATATGCATGA